CGCAGCATCTGGCGCGGTTGGTTGCATTGTGCGTTGATGACCCCTGCTGTTTAGCCGCCCGCCCGCCCGTCCGCTCACCCCCACCCCTCCCGTctcccctctctctttctccatcaCAGCTCCTGGATCAGCCATGTTTGGCACCGAATCCTCATGTAAGTAGCCCATCCTCCACCGCAGCTGTCTTTATCCTGCATGCATTGTGTGCTGCACATTAGCTGCTCGTGGCTTGCTCTGCctcgtctgtgtgtgtgtgtgtgtgtgtgtgtgtgtgtgtgtgtgtgtgtgtgtgtgtgtgatttgaaGGCCAGACTCTGTTCACCTTACATAAACAAAGTGATGCGCTCGAGTCGCACACCTGCGTGTTTGCtctctgctgtgtgtgtgtgtgtgtgtgtgtgtgtgtctgaccgAAGCGTTCTAGATTGCCTATGACAGTGTTGATGATATTTGTTGCTACGGAGCCGAAGCGTCAGATAAACACACGGATGCACAGCGTCGTGTTGCTCAGTCAGTGAGGGTTCGTGGGCCTGTGCTCTGAACGctgtgtttgtgttgttcatcacatcagaagtgtgtgtgtgtgtgtgtgtgtgtgtgtgtgtgtgaggctgATGCTGATCACTTCATCATTCCGAGAAGCTCTTATTTGAGTTCAGTGTTTTGGGATCATTGTTGGATCGATCCATTAGCAGAGCAGTTGCAGAGTCATGTGCTCTTTATCAGTAGTAAATTAGGATCATGTGATATCGGATGGATCTCTTTTCATGATCTTTCATGTTCACAGTCACTGTTTGTGAGCCGCTGATAGACTGAGAAACTTCTGACTCGAGCGTGTTtgagctgtcaatcatcatGAGGACGAACACGAGTGATTGAGCTTCATGAACGTGATCCAATAAGAGCACTTCTGGTTCAACATCACATTCACGTGCTTTCAGATGTATTTACCGTGAGGCTTTAGACCATATTGTTACAGGAGTGTGTCTGAGGCTTTTACATGGGGTCAGAAAGATCTTCTGCTCActaatgctgtgttcatttgatcaaaaatacagtaaaaacagtgaaatattattccagtgtaaatcagctgttttctatgtgaatatatagtaaagtgtaatttattcctgtgatcaaagctgaattttcagcatcattactccagtcttcagtgtcacatgatccttcagaaatcattctgatatgatgatttgatgatcaagaaacattcatgattattatcaatgttgaaaacagttatttttcacatattttaacacatatttttgtggaaactgtgatactgtgaatagaaagttcaaaagaacaacatttatttgaaatagaatcttttgtaacattataaatgtttttactgacacttttgatcaatttaatgcatccttgatgaataaaagtcttaattttatttaagaagtaaatcttactaaccccagacttttgaacggtattgAAAAGagcattacacacacacacacacacacacacatacacacacacacacacacacacacacatacacacacacacacacacacacacacacacacacacacacacacacacagtttcaaAACGGCTTCATGAGATTGTGATGTGAGTAGTTTGATTGGCCTCTGCAGCTCATTTCCCAGCATTcactggtgtgtgtgtttgtgacatatcaggacacacatgtgtataatgacataggtattacaaaaagaggtgacttatgaggacattactccatgtccccacttttcaaaaggcttataaatcatacagaatgagtttttttgagaaagtaaaaatgtgtgtgtgtgtgtgtgtgtgtgtgtgtgtgtgtgtgtgtgtgtgtgtgtgtgtgtgtgtgtgtgtgtgtgagtgagtgagtgagtgagtgagtgagtgagtgagtgagtgagtgagtgagtgagtgagtgagtgagtgagtgagtgagtgagtgagtgagtgagtgagtgagtgagtgagtgagtgagtgagtgagtgagtgagtgagtgagtgagtgagtgagtgagtgagtgagtgagtgagtgagtgagtgagtgagtgagtgagtgagtgagtgagtgagtgagtgagtgagtgagtgagtgagtgagtgagtgagtgagtgagtgagtgagtgagtgagtgagtgagtgagtgagtgagtgagtgagtgagtgagtgagtgagtgagtgagtgagtgagtgagtgagtgagtgagtgagtgagtgagtgagtgagtgagtgagtgagtgagtgagtgagtgagtgagtgagtgagtgagtgagtgagtgagtgagtgagtgagtgagtgagtgagtgagtgagtgagtgagtgagtgagtgagtgagtgagtgagtgagtgagtgagtgagtgagtgagtgagtgagtgagtgagtgagtgagtgagtgagtgagtgagtgagtgagtgagtgagtgagtgagtgagtgagtgagtgagtgagtgagtgagtgagtgagtgagtgagtgagtgagtgagtgagtgagtgagtgagtgagtgagtgagtgagtgagtgagtgagtgagtgagtgagtgagtgagtgagtgagtgagtgagtgagtgagtgagtgagtgagtgagtgagtgagtgagtgagtgagtgagtgagtgagtgagtgagtgagtgagtgagtgagtgagtgagtgagtgagtgagtgagtgagtgagtgagtgagtgagtgagtgagtgagtgagtgagtgagtgagtgagtgagtgagtgagtgagtgagtgagtgagtgagtgagtgagtgagtgagtgagtgagtgagtgagtgagtgagtgagtgagtgagtgagtgagtgagtgagtgagtgagtgagtgagtgagtgagtgagtgagtgagtgagtgagtgagtgagtgagtgagtgagtgagtgagtgagtgagtgagtgagtgagtgagtgagtgagtgagtgagtgagtgagtgagtgagtgagtgagtgagtgagtgagtgagtgagtgagtgagtgagtgagtgagtgagtgagtgagtgagtgagtgagtgagtgagtgagtgagtgagtgagtgagtgagtgagtgagtgagtgagtgagtgagtgagtgagtgagtgagtgagtgagtgagtgagtgagtgagtgagtgagtgagtgagtgagtgagtgagtgagtgagtgagtgagtgagtgagtgagtgagtgagtgagtgagtgagtgagtgagtgagtgagtgagtgagtgagtgagtgagtgagtgagtgagtgagtgagtgagtgagtgagtgagtgagtgagtgagtgagtgagtgagtgagtgagtgagtgagtgagtgagtgagtgagtgagtgagtgagtgagtgagtgagtgagtgagtgagtgagtgagtgagtgagtgagtgagtgagtgagtgagtgagtgagtgagtgagtgagtgagtgagtgagtgagtgagtgagtgagtgagtgagtgagtgagtgagtgagtgagtgagtgagtgagtgagtgagtgagtgagtgagtgagtgagtgagtgagtgagtgagtgagtgagtgagtgagtgagtgagtgagtgagtgagtgagtgagtgagtgagtgagtgagtgagtgagtgagtgagtgagtgagtgagtgagtgagtgagtgagtgagtgagtgagtgagtgagtgagtgagtgagtgagtgagtgagtgagtgagtgagtgagtgagtgagtgagtgagtgagtgagtgagtgagtgagtgagtgagtgagtgagtgagtgagtgagtgagtgagtgagtgagtgagtgagtgagtgagtgagtgagtgagtgagtgagtgagtgagtgagtgagtgagtgagtgagtgagtgagtgagtgagtgagtgagtgagtgagtgagtgagtgagtgagtgagtgagtgagtgagtgagtgagtgagtgagtgagtgagtgagtgagtgagtgagtgagtgagtgagtgagtgagtgagtgagtgagtgagtgagtgagtgagtgagtgagtgagtgagtgagtgagtgagtgagtgagtgagtgagtgagtgagtgagtgagtgagtgagtgagtgagtgagtgagtgagtgagtgagtgagtgagtgagtgagtgagtgagtgagtgagtgagtgagtgagtgagtgagtgagtgagtgagtgagtgagtgagtgagtgagtgagtgagtgagtgagtgagtgagtgagtgagtgagtgagtgagtgagtgagtgagtgagtgagtgagtgagtgagtgagtgagtgagtgagtgagtgagtgagtgagtgagtgagtgagtgagtgagtgagtgagtgagtgagtgagtgagtgagtgagtgagtgagtgagtgagtgagtgagtgagtgagtgagtgagtgagtgagtgagtgagtgagtgagtgagtgagtgagtgagtgagtgagtgagtgagtgagtgagtgagtgagtgagtgagtgagtgagtgagtgagtgagtgagtgagtgagtgagtgagtgagtgagtgagtgagtgagtgagtgagtgagtgagtgagtgagtgagtgagtgagtgagtgagtgagtgagtgagtgagtgagtgagtgagtgagtgagtgagtgagtgagtgagtgagtgagtgagtgagtgagtgagtgagtgagtgagtgagtgagtgagtgagtgagtgagtgagtgagtgagtgagtgagtgagtgagtgagtgagtgagtgagtgagtgagtgagtgagtgagtgagtgagtgagtgtgtgtgtgtgtgtgtgtgtgtgtgtgtgtgtgtgtgtgtgtgtgtgtgtgtgtgtgtgtgtgtgtgtgtgtgtgtgtgtgtgtgtgtgtgtgtgtgtgtgtgtgtgtgtgtgtgtgtgtggcctgTAGTTTCAGTGTGTGATGAATGGATCTTGTGTGTTGGAGAGTCTCTCCAGCTGAATGAATGGGCGCAGCTGCTGTCGGACGGCCGCCGTGTGTTTGGCTGTTAATGGAGTGTGTCGCTCCTCTCAGGCCGAACGCCCGTCACGTCTCGAGTCAGCGTTCACCAGTTAACAAggaagttcacccaaaaataaaggttccatcATCATGCCTTTCCAAACCCACATGACTTGCATGACTTTTGTGTACAGTGAGAGTCAGTGGTGTTCATTGATTCAGCTGTATGGACAGAAaaacaggaagtgatgtcatGTGTGGTTCATGAGGTGTGAATGAGCTCAGCACGAGTGTGAGATGATGGACCAGTATCAGATGAATGTGCAGGTCGTGTTCAGAGAAACATCATGAGCGTTTTACTCTCGGAGAGCGACCGGGGCGGTAAATGAGTAAATATACACGTAAAACGGGTACGACGCGTCATGTGCTGTCAGCGCTTCATACGTGAATGAATAAGATAGGTCAGCATGAGGATTGTTTCTCGTTTGTTCTCGTGTCTGTTGGGTcgtttctctgtgtgtgtgacgTGTGGGATCAGTGAGACGCTCTGATTGGTCTCTGTTGTGTCTGCAGTGAGCATGTTCCTCAACACTTTGACCCCCAAGTTCTACGTGGCGTTGACGGGCACCTCATCCCTCATTTCAGGACTCATACTGGTGAGTTACGCTGTACATGATACAAATGACATGAAACCCACCCTGAAATCCTCGGTAATTCCCAAGATTTGATCAAGTTTAGGACATTCAAGATGCATTTCTGCTGAAGGACGAAGGTCCATCTTTATGTATGTTCTGCAAGATCCCCTTTCTATTAAACAAATCATATTTTATTGTCCTGCTTTTAATGCAAGtagatgatgtttttatttagtaaacTCTCCTAAGGATGTGTTTAAAAAGATCTTACCAGAAATGTTTTTTAgcatatgaaaatataaaacatcttatataattttaaactgctgtatttttctatttttttctctattttatttattgtatttatcattttattgtattaattCCTCAGTTGAATAACCACACTGATTCTGTCAAACAGCTTCAGTAAAGCAGCTCTGTGGGTTTTACTAAGTTATATTTATCCAGTTGTAatgatttaatgatttattGAGCAGTTGAACATGTtcttgatgtgtgtgtgtgtctataatATAATGTTTGCGTGTTGTAGATCTTCGAGTGGTGGTATTTCCGGAAGTATGGGACGTCGTTCATCGAGCAGGTGTCTGTCAGTCATCTGCGTCCTCTGTTAGGTGGAGTTGATAACAGTTCTCCCAGCAACACCAGCGCCAGCAACGGAGACGCCGACTCCAGCCGGCAGAGTGTGTCAGGTCAGACCTCCGCTCACACCGTACGGCACCAACCGAAGCCTAGTGAAGTCATTAGCACACAGTTACTAGGCAGTTTGAGCTTGTGttgatttaataatgttttcgtgtgtgtgtgtgtgtagaatgTAAGGTGTGGAGAAATCCCCTCAATCTGTTCAGAGGAGCTGAATATAACCGGTGAGTGACCGTCAAACATTCTCTGTGTTGAAGTGCTTCATCTGATGCCAAAACAAGCCAAACTATCATTAACTGTCTAGTAAGTCAGGCAAAAACTGGCCAAAAACTTTGATTATATATCAATTTGACAActatataaataacatatatatagattattatttttattattattattaaataaaaaatattaaacaaaattagacatattactattgtaatatttcactgtaaaatctAAAATTGAGTAttcaagaaaaataataataataatcgttTCATTTTACCGTAAATAATAATGGCCGTCTTAATTTCCtcattttcaaacattaaagcttttattttgtcaGAAACCTGCTTGaagctcttaaagggatagttcactcattCTGTCAcattcatgtcgttccaaacccatgtgacttttgttcatctttggaacacaaatgaagatatttttaatgaaatctgagagatttctgtctaTTCATCCAAAACACTGACGCTTCAAAACGTTCATAAAGAGAAAAAATGgcaaacagaagctcaagcatgagaaccaatgaggttcattctcacgAGTCACAtggcacgtttgagcttctgtttatgttccctgatcaatgtttatatgtgaatagaAGCCTAATATAAACCTgttcatataaagcgatcgtgtctcatgggtttgatgacagaatgtttgtttttccgGTGAATGATCCTTTAGaggtgacctattatgccccatttaacaagatgtaaaataagtctctggtgtccccagagtgtgtatgtgaagttttagcacAAAATACACAGATACTTgattatagcatgttaaaattgccaatTTTTGGGGTTAAGCAAAAAAGTGCCATTTCAGTgagtgccctttaaatgcaaatgagctgctgctctcggcctgagagggcggagcttcaagagctgttTCTCCGgtgtcaggattcagtcaggacgcgctataatgtcagaaactgtgaaTATACGCTGCATGGAGATacaacaggtatagtttagttcaattacaGCTATAAGTTATATTGTCGTcttccactatattagtacaagcctgttaCCAGACCCCGTTCGACTTTACCAATGAGTTTTAtaacgtttattgtacttcacacaaaagatgaagcgtccgttttcactctAGGAAATCACTGTAAGacgttaataaaacacagtgcaagtgtgcattaaaatattatccataaactctctctctctcttgcattatcatcaagaTACACAGTGAAGTACACAGAAAgactcgttacaactaacagtaaacgaATATATACAGACCTTATGCCTTtcaggtggtgcttaataaactttatatccgtaaatcaactccgatgaactgtaataaagtgctctcaccttcattactgccgtatccagtatcgctctggagactgtaagctggatcaccaACAGGTTTTACTGATCTATTCTTGAGTAACAACTTTTTAGCacagtctctgttttgtattgtctctttgtattgacattcattcactaagcagtccggtgtgaaatgattcgcgcagacataaacgaatttcggcagaactgagggagcattttcttcgaaaacaaaatgaatccgcctcgtcttcagcggctcagatttcgggagtaaatggagagagctctgtggattaatccatccagctacagaacacctaaaacgcttgAGACGTtcatcagtgcagcaatggcggactgtgtacaactcgctgtgaactcgctcagggcggttctatgttaaacggcagtgtctgtcaacactcgtgggcggggcctgtgtcTAAAGTGATGTCACACTGCCagggcttgttctgagacactgcttatgatttatgaggataaaaaaaggagtggctggatttttatcattatagggcggttgtgtacacacactgccaacacacatttatatccaaacaccatgcaaaagtgaattttgcataataggtgctcTTCTGTTGAACAGCTGGTTTATAAGCGCTACTCATTACACCTTTGGTAAGATAGTTTTCAAATGCATGTTATAAGTGATTAAACTGAGATGCAGAGATGAACCGAGCCGCTCTGAGACGCTGATGTGAATGTGTTACGCAGATACACGTGGGTGACGGGTCGAGAGCCGCTCACATACTATGACATGAATCTGTCAGCACAGGATCATCAGACGTTCTTCACGTGTGATTCTGATCACCTGCGGCCTGCAGACGCCAGTAAGAGCGCATCATTTCCTGCACTGATTCAACACTGTCAGTATCTGGAAGACCTTtgcataagtgtgtgtgtgtgtgtgtgtgtgtgtgtgtgtgttgacagTCATGCAGAAGGCCTGGAGAGAGAGGAATCCTCAGGCTCGGATCACAGCCGCTCATGAAGCTCTGGATCTGGAGGAGTGAGTGTTTCTCTGCTGTACTCACACTCCTGAACACTAGCTGAGATAGATTTACCCGTATTACTCCTTCAGATATCTTCTGTAGCTTGAGACATGCGTGCTGTAACATATTCCCAGCACATTTAATCTGTGCTCCTAACCAGACGCGACACGAGCAGATTCCAGCGACAGGCGGtttgtctgtccacaccagacgcgacacatcaatcacaaatcacagccaatcagaagagcgtgtgggcggagtctctgcaaACGCACTGCAGTCACAACCAAATGGATAAATACACaatcaaattcataaatattttaacattattaaaagtACATACTGCCTGAATCAAACGATCATTGTCATAGAATACACAGGTTTGTTCACAGTTTGAatatttccttttatttattttcaagatctgaggtgaattattCATCGTCTCTTTCCTCTTTCAGTACGGCTGTAAAGGTCACTAgacgcttttaacattaaatgaaGCATATGATCAGTACCAGAGGTCATTGTTGTTCAGCCACGATCAACGTCGCAGAAATAGAAACAGTTTCTAAAACAGAATCACaaaactctgattaacatggaaaagatgCTTTTTGTCGCACGtcacgtctggttaggacacggtgtaaTACAAACAATCTCCGTTTAGAGCGTTCTCTGTTGTCCCTCATAAAGGAAGTTGTTTAGATGTTTAGATACAGTGGCGAATCCATTGTGGCAGACAGAATGAAGGGCAGATGAAAGATTTAATCAGTGAATTCCTGATCAACAAACCCTGATCTGAACTCTTCTGTGTCGTGATGGAGGGACTGGGTTTGTGTTTAATGGTCAGGAGTGTGTTTGTTGTAGTTGTGCGACAGCTTATATTCTTCTGGCTGAGGAAGAGGCCACGACTATAGTGGAGGCGGAGAAGCTCTTCAAACAGGCGCTGAAGGTCGGGGAGAGCTGCTACCGGCGCAGTCAGCAGCTGCAGCACCACGGCTCACAGTATGAAGCACAGCACAGTGAGTGCATTACCCTTCTGCTCAATACTTCAGTTTACTGTTGCAGAAACCTGTTTTGGCATGAATTGACTCCATATTAATTCACGTTCTTAAGTGACGTGTGGCGTAACGTGTCAGTAAACATCTGTTCTAGGAGAAGTAGATGAATGAAATCCCTCTGTAAGTTGtgtaaacgtgtgtgtgtgtgtgtgtgtgtgtgtgtgtgtgtgtgtgtgtgtgtgtgtgtgtgtaggaagGGACACAAACGTATTAGTTTACATCAAGAGAAGACTCGCCATGTGCTCCAGAAAGCTCGGCCGCACGCGAGAAGCCGTCAAGATGATGCGAGACGTGAGTGACCTTTGACTCTTGACACACACTCTCTGATCCACACAGGTGACATGAACCGTCATTTTCAATAATCAGCAAACTGAAAAAGATATTCAGTGAGTGATCTCAATATATATACAgaactgtgcaaaagtcttgggcacgtcagtattttcaccccccaaaaaaggttttaagccagttatttatatcttttgctgtagtgtgtcaataggaaatattgttaaatccagttctcctggatttagtttgtctcagtttcttcatgtaatcacagacggatttgatgatggtgagatcagatctccgtgtggagcaccggctgttgtcagactccttgtgtattcaaaaatctcactggattattacaattaatggcaaaatgaatgtttggaaatgtgaacagATATTTCCTTTTGACACACTACAGcttaaaagatataaataactggcttaaaaccttttttgggggggtgaaaatactgacgtgtctaagacttttgcacagtactgtatatttcTAGATTTAAGCACAAACACATGCTGTTGTTGTGTAGATCAGCATCGCTCTCGACCAATCAGATTAAAGATGGGCGGTTGAATTACTGAAAATAATGCACAGTTGAGGTGCAGCAATGATTGCCCGCTGTCAattaaaccacacacacacacacacacacacacacacacatatatacagtatatattagtCAGCAGTGCTTGAGAACGTGAGCTGTTCCTGTGTTTCCTGCAGTTAATGAAGGAGTTTCCTCTGCTCAGCATGTTCAATATTCATGAGAACCTGCTGGAGTCTCTTCTGGAGCTGCAGAACTACGCAGACGTGCAGGCCGTGCTCGCCAAATACGACGgtacgaacacacacacacacaccgttaCACAAGTCTTTCTCTTGCAGATGATATAACAGTGCCAACTGCTTGGGAATATTGGGAGGAAACGTGAAGCCCTGAGAGGAGAGACGCTGCTATCTTTGAGGGGAAATAGAGTTAAACTTCTGAAATTTCCATTGTTTTCCATGTTCAATTTTGATGCACATTCAAAGTTCGACTCacattaaattgtaattttatgCTTTTATGTGAACTGTCGGTGGTCGGCCCTTTTCCACCCTGTTTGAGCTGAAGAAGCGTCTCTGAGGCCACGATATTCACACATCATCAGGCTGTTTTGCTGtatattttgagtctcttatGGATAATGATGTGCTTCTCAATCATCACATCATTGTTCTCTTCCACAGACATCAGTTTGCCAAAGTCTGCCACCATCTGCTACACAGCGGCGCTTCTGAAGGCCAGAGCCGTGTCCGATAAGTGAGTTCTGCACTGTTATTTATTCATACCTGGCTTGAAAACGTttttaattgcaaaaaaaaacaggcaTGCTACATAATATAAGGTTTTATGGCCTCATGAATGCAGCAGATGCATTAATGTGAAATTCAGGTGGCGTCACAGGTCAGAAGTCagaactgttttgtttttctgtcatgTTTCTGACGGGTTTGTGCAGGTTTTCACCAGAGGCGGCGTCACGGCGAGGTCTGAGCACAGCAGAAATGAACGCAGTCGAAGCCATACACAGAGCAGTGGAGTTCAACCCGCACGTACCGAAAGTGAGCCGCGCACCGTCACTGTCACTCAGCAGGTctgtcgtgtgtgtgtgtgtgtgtgtgtgactctgACCGTGTCTCTCTGCAGTACCTCTTAGAGATGAAGAGTCTGATCCTGCCACCGGAGCACATCCTGAAGCGCGGCGACAGCGAAGCCATCGCATACACCTTCTTCCACCTGCAGCACTGGAAGCGAGTGGAGGGCGCGCTCAACCTGCTGCACTGCACCTGGGAGGGAAGTGAGTCACGCCACGAGCACACGTCAAGtgaagtcacctttatttatacagcGCTTTTACAGAGCAGATTtcttcaaagcagctttacaaccATAGTTTTGGTcaggctgtacagcagctctagctTAAGTTCAGAATTGATTCATTTCCTTTCTAAAGATCATTAGTTATTACCGTATTGTTCCGAAtataagaaaatgtttttttcttagaaATACATCTGAAAAAACAGGTTTGACTTATATTCAGGGTCTAGACATTTACATGTCAATACCACACCCGCAACAGTAGGTGGCTCCAAATACGCTTAAAACGAGCGGGTCAGAGTGTAACGTTAAAAGATCACGAGCGCAAAAACACCTTCTTAAAAACACTAACAGTCAGAGAAATGCGTACCGTCTAAGAGTGATTCATGTTTGCGTGCCTCGCCGACGGGAAAAAACTTCCCCCGTAcgtgactttaaaatgtaacacgGTTCCCAGATTTCACTTctacagttaaaggtgccctagaattaaaaattgaatttacctcggcatagttaaataacaagagttcagtacatggaaatgacatacagtgagtcttcttatataaatctcatttgtttaaaagacctctgaagaacaggcgaatctcaacatgacactgactgttacgtaacagtcgggatcattaatatgtacgcccccaatatttgcatatgccagcccatgttcaaggcattacacaagggcagccagtattaacgtctggatctgtgcacagctgaatcatcagactaggtaagcaagcaagaacaatagcgaaaaatggcagatggagcaataataactgacatgatccatgatatcatgatatttttagtgatatttgtaaattgtctttctaaatgtttcgttagcatgttgctaatgtactgttaaatgtggttaaagttaccatcgtttattactgtattcacggagacaagagccgtcgctattttcatttttaaacacttgcagtctgtataattcataaacacaacttcattctttataaatctctccaacagtgtgtaatgttagctttagccacggagcactatcaaactcattcagaatcaaatgtaaacatccaaata
The Megalobrama amblycephala isolate DHTTF-2021 linkage group LG19, ASM1881202v1, whole genome shotgun sequence DNA segment above includes these coding regions:
- the LOC125254009 gene encoding suppressor of tumorigenicity 7 protein homolog isoform X4 gives rise to the protein MFGTESSLSMFLNTLTPKFYVALTGTSSLISGLILIFEWWYFRKYGTSFIEQVSVSHLRPLLGGVDNSSPSNTSASNGDADSSRQSVSECKVWRNPLNLFRGAEYNRYTWVTGREPLTYYDMNLSAQDHQTFFTCDSDHLRPADAIMQKAWRERNPQARITAAHEALDLEDCATAYILLAEEEATTIVEAEKLFKQALKVGESCYRRSQQLQHHGSQYEAQHRRDTNVLVYIKRRLAMCSRKLGRTREAVKMMRDLMKEFPLLSMFNIHENLLESLLELQNYADVQAVLAKYDDISLPKSATICYTAALLKARAVSDKFSPEAASRRGLSTAEMNAVEAIHRAVEFNPHVPKYLLEMKSLILPPEHILKRGDSEAIAYTFFHLQHWKRVEGALNLLHCTWEGTFRMIPYPLEKGHLFYPYPVCTETADRELLPTVFHEVSVYPKKELPFFILFTAGLCSFTAMLALLTHQFPELMGVFAKAFLSTLFAPLNFIMEKVESILPSSLWHQLTRI
- the LOC125254009 gene encoding suppressor of tumorigenicity 7 protein homolog isoform X6; the protein is MFGTESSLSMFLNTLTPKFYVALTGTSSLISGLILIFEWWYFRKYGTSFIEQVSVSHLRPLLGGVDNSSPSNTSASNGDADSSRQSVSECKVWRNPLNLFRGAEYNRYTWVTGREPLTYYDMNLSAQDHQTFFTCDSDHLRPADAIMQKAWRERNPQARITAAHEALDLEDCATAYILLAEEEATTIVEAEKLFKQALKVGESCYRRSQQLQHHGSQYEAQHRRDTNVLVYIKRRLAMCSRKLGRTREAVKMMRDLMKEFPLLSMFNIHENLLESLLELQNYADVQAVLAKYDDISLPKSATICYTAALLKARAVSDKFSPEAASRRGLSTAEMNAVEAIHRAVEFNPHVPKYLLEMKSLILPPEHILKRGDSEAIAYTFFHLQHWKRVEGALNLLHCTWEGTFRMIPYPLEKGHLFYPYPVCTETADRELLPMFHEVSVYPKKELPFFILFTAGLCSFTAMLALLTHQFPELMGVFAKAFLSTLFAPLNFIMEKVESILPSSLWHQLTRI
- the LOC125254009 gene encoding suppressor of tumorigenicity 7 protein homolog isoform X1, whose amino-acid sequence is MFGTESSLSMFLNTLTPKFYVALTGTSSLISGLILIFEWWYFRKYGTSFIEQVSVSHLRPLLGGVDNSSPSNTSASNGDADSSRQSVSECKVWRNPLNLFRGAEYNRYTWVTGREPLTYYDMNLSAQDHQTFFTCDSDHLRPADAIMQKAWRERNPQARITAAHEALDLEDCATAYILLAEEEATTIVEAEKLFKQALKVGESCYRRSQQLQHHGSQYEAQHRRDTNVLVYIKRRLAMCSRKLGRTREAVKMMRDLMKEFPLLSMFNIHENLLESLLELQNYADVQAVLAKYDDISLPKSATICYTAALLKARAVSDKFSPEAASRRGLSTAEMNAVEAIHRAVEFNPHVPKYLLEMKSLILPPEHILKRGDSEAIAYTFFHLQHWKRVEGALNLLHCTWEGSESRHEHTSTFRMIPYPLEKGHLFYPYPVCTETADRELLPTVFHEVSVYPKKELPFFILFTAGLCSFTAMLALLTHQFPELMGVFAKAFLSTLFAPLNFIMEKVESILPSSLWHQLTRI
- the LOC125254009 gene encoding suppressor of tumorigenicity 7 protein homolog isoform X2, encoding MFGTESSLSMFLNTLTPKFYVALTGTSSLISGLILIFEWWYFRKYGTSFIEQVSVSHLRPLLGGVDNSSPSNTSASNGDADSSRQSVSECKVWRNPLNLFRGAEYNRYTWVTGREPLTYYDMNLSAQDHQTFFTCDSDHLRPADAIMQKAWRERNPQARITAAHEALDLEDCATAYILLAEEEATTIVEAEKLFKQALKVGESCYRRSQQLQHHGSQYEAQHRRDTNVLVYIKRRLAMCSRKLGRTREAVKMMRDLMKEFPLLSMFNIHENLLESLLELQNYADVQAVLAKYDDISLPKSATICYTAALLKARAVSDKFSPEAASRRGLSTAEMNAVEAIHRAVEFNPHVPKYLLEMKSLILPPEHILKRGDSEAIAYTFFHLQHWKRVEGALNLLHCTWEGSESRHEHTSTFRMIPYPLEKGHLFYPYPVCTETADRELLPMFHEVSVYPKKELPFFILFTAGLCSFTAMLALLTHQFPELMGVFAKAFLSTLFAPLNFIMEKVESILPSSLWHQLTRI